TTTTCCAAATCGCTCAGTTGCCTTGTTCTCGCAGGCTTATGCCTGTGGCAAGTCGGCTGTAGTGTGCCCGTGCGTACGGGTTACGACAGGAAAATTGGTGGATACAAGCCCATCCCCACAGCCGAAACCGCAGCGTCAGAGCCTCAAGAGCAAGCGACCCCTGCCAATGGAACCACAGCAGAAAACGCACAAGGACAGAACGTAGCAAGCGCAGATTCCAGCAAGCATGAAAATTCTGCGAGCAGGGTGCGACAAGCGGCGACGCGGAAAGAAGCTGCAAGATCGGCGCAAAAACCAGAACCCCGTGGCAGCCTTGAAAATTACGCCCGCGGATGGATGGGAGCCAAGTACGTTTACGGATCAGCCACCAAGAAAAAGACGGACTGTTCTGGATTCGTGATGCAAGTGTACAAAGGTTACTACAACATAGCGCTTGACCACAGTTCCTCTGCGATGTACAA
This genomic stretch from uncultured Fibrobacter sp. harbors:
- a CDS encoding NlpC/P60 family protein — encoded protein: MVPFSKSLSCLVLAGLCLWQVGCSVPVRTGYDRKIGGYKPIPTAETAASEPQEQATPANGTTAENAQGQNVASADSSKHENSASRVRQAATRKEAARSAQKPEPRGSLENYARGWMGAKYVYGSATKKKTDCSGFVMQVYKGYYNIALDHSSSAMYKDSRGSKVSRGSLREGDLVFFGSFWKIDHVGIYLKGDRFIHASTSKGVIISPMSDKYWSHKYQGGRRFR